A single genomic interval of Sceloporus undulatus isolate JIND9_A2432 ecotype Alabama chromosome 2, SceUnd_v1.1, whole genome shotgun sequence harbors:
- the LOC121923606 gene encoding olfactory receptor 1361-like, with product MDCENGTDIDAFVLLGFSSQPEQQFLLFLLFLLMYVAGLLGNIMMVVLITLDARLQTPMYFLLRSLSIVDVGFLSVTVPQMLAHLSSSSRTIPFYACMAQFFFFYVFAVTDHLLVSVMALDRYVAICNPLRYATVMNQKVCGQLVAGCWTLSTLHSMLHTGLLLRLSYHGENHLDHFFCDHQPLLQLSCSDTSLNETAIFTEAGVFIIGPFIFIILTYIHIVATVIKFSSSARQKAFSTCGSHLTIVVLFYGATIGVYFLPTSSYSSQRGAIFAVVYAVFTPMSNPYIYSLRNKEVKEALKHLLGKWIFSPE from the coding sequence ATGGACTGTGAGAATGGCACAGACATTGATGCATTTGTCCTTCTGGGTTTCTCCTCTCAACCTGAACAAcaatttctcctcttcctcctctttctgctaATGTATGTGGCAGGACTTTTGGGGAACATCATGATGGTGGTTCTCATCACTTTAGATGCTCGTCTTCAGACTCCCATGTACTTCCTGCTACGTAGCCTGTCTATAGTAGATGTGGGCTTCCTTTCCGTCACAGTGCCCCAGATGCTGGCTCATCTCAGTTCCTCCTCCAGGACTATCCCCTTCTATGCCTGCATGGCccagttcttcttcttctatgtCTTTGCTGTCACTGACCATCTCTTGGTAAGTGTCATGGCTCTGGATCGCTATGTGGCCATTTGCAATCCTCTCCGCTATGCCACAGTGATGAACCAGAAGGTCTGTGGGCAATTGGTGGCTGGCTGCTGGACGCTTTCTACCCTCCACTCCATGCTCCATACAGGGCTCCTCCTTCGTCTCAGTTACCATGGGGAGAACCACCTGGACCACTTCTTCTGTGATCATCAGCCTTTGCTACAGCTATCCTGCTCAGACACCAGCCTCAATGAAACAGCCATCTTCACTGAAGCTGGAGTATTCATCATTGGACCTTTCATCTTCATCATTCTCACTTACATTCACATTGTGGCAACTGTGATCAAATTTTCATCTTCAGCCAGACAGAAAGCCTTCTCCACCTGTGGTTCTCATCTCACCATAGTAGTCCTCTTCTATGGGGCTACCATTGGGGTCTATTTCCTGCCCACATCTAGCTATTCATCCCAGCGAGGGGCTATCTTTGCGGTTGTCTATGCTGTTTTCACTCCAATGTCCAACCCTTACATCTACAGCCTCAGGAATAAAGAAGTAAAAGAGGCTCTGAAGCATCTCCTAGGAAAATGGATCTTTTCTCCAGAATAA
- the LOC121920493 gene encoding olfactory receptor 1G1-like — MAWKNQTDHPEIVLLSISSQFEHKSFFFLLFLLVYMLSLLGNLLIVLLIHFDEYLLHIPMYFFLSHLSLADTFFVSTTMPKILSNLMFQTKTISFRGCLTQMYFFLTFGNTDNFLLACMAYDRYVAICHPLRYTTVMSHKFCLFLVSGSWILSSLHSLLYTLLVSRLSFCTSWEIPYLFCDVYPLLEISCSDTTLIKILAQTEGMVDILGPFALIVTSYACIFHAVMKAPKAIGQRKAFSTCGSHLAIVVLFYGAISCLYFQPASAYSAQKGTFISLLYAVLTPMLNPFIYSLRNHDIKASMARLLGKLRGVLRY; from the coding sequence ATGGCCTGGAAGAACcaaacagaccaccctgaaattGTCCTTTTGAGCATCTCCAGCCAATTTGAACACAAGAGTTTCTTCTTCCTGCTTTTTCTCTTAGTCTACATGTTGAGCCTTCTGGGGAATCTCCTGATTGTTCTTCTCATACACTTTGATGAATACCTCCTTCATATTCCAATGTACTTCTTCCTTAGCCACCTCTCCCTGGCTGATACCTTCTTTGTTTCCACCACGATGCCTAAGATACTGTCAAACCTGATGTTCCAGACTAAGACCATCTCTTTCAGAGGGTGTTTGACCCAAATGTATTTCTTCTTGACCTTTGGCAACACCGATAACTTCCTTTTGGCCTGCATGGCCTATGATCGCTACGTGGCCATTTGCCACCCATTACGCTATACCACAGTGATGAGCCACAAATTCTGCCTCTTCCTGGTATCTGGCTCTTGGATTCTTTCTTCTCTCCACTCCTTGCTCTACACGCTTCTAGTCTCACGCCTTTCTTTCTGCACTTCTTGGGAGATTCCCTACCTCTTCTGTGATGTCTATCCACTTCTGGAGATTTCCTGCTCAGACACAACACTCATAAAGATCCTGGCACAGACAGAAGGTATGGTGGATATTCTTGGACCCTTTGCCCTCATTGTGACTTCCTATGCATGCATATTCCATGCTGTTATGAAAGCCCCAAAGGCTATTGGTCAGCGCAAGGCCTTCTCTACCTGTGGCTCTCACCTGGCTATTGTAGTCTTGTTCTATGGTGCCATCAGCTGCCTCTATTTTCAGCCTGCTTCAGCTTATTCAGCCCAGAAAGGAACCTTCATCTCTCTCCTGTATGCAGTACTGACTCCAATGCTTAACCCTTTCATCTACAGTCTGAGGAATCATGACATCAAGGCCTCCATGGCAAGACTGCTCGGCAAGCTCAGAGGTGTTTTGAGGTATTGA
- the LOC121920492 gene encoding olfactory receptor 1B1-like, with the protein MDCENGTDIDEFILLGFPSQPVEQLFFFLFFLLMYIAGILGNLMILILINLDARLQTPMYFLLHSLSVVDVGFISVTVPQLLAQLSSSSKTIPFYACMAQFFFLYVFGVTDLLLVSVMALDRYVAICNPLHYATVMNQKVCGQLVAGCWILSTLHSMLHVGLLLRLSYHGENNLDHFFCDHRPLLQLSCSDTSFNESVIYFEGGLIILGPFVFIIVTYIRIVSTVMKFSSLARRKAFSTCGSHLTMVVFFYGAIIGVYFQPASSYSAQRGPVFAIMYTVITPMSNPYIYSFRNKEVKGAFRHFLGKRILSQQL; encoded by the coding sequence ATGGACTGTGAGAATGGCACAGACATTGATGAGTTTATCCTGCTGGGTTTCCCCTCCCAACCTGTAGAGcaacttttcttcttcctcttctttctgctAATGTATAtagcaggaattctgggaaatctTATGATTCTCATTCTCATTAACCTGGATGCCCGGCTCCAGACCCCCATGTACTTCCTGCTGCACAGCCTCTCTGTGGTTGATGTGGGCTTCATCTCGGTCACAGTTCCGCAACTACTGGCTCAGCTCAGTTCCTCCTCCAAGACTATCCCTTTCTATGCCTGCATGGCCCAGTTCTTCTTCTTGTATGTGTTTGGTGTCACTGATCTCCTCCTGGTGAGTGTAATGGCTCTGGATCGCTATGTAGCCATTTGTAATCCTCTCCACTATGCCACAGTGATGAACCAGAAGGTCTGTGGGCAATTGGTGGCTGGCTGCTGGATCCTTTCTACCCTCCACTCCATGCTCCATGTAGGGCTCCTCCTTCGTCTCAGTTACCATGGGGAGAATAACCTGGACCACTTCTTCTGTGACCATCGGCCTTTGCTACAGCTATCCTGCTCAGACACCAGCTTCAATGAATCAGTCATTTACTTTGAAGGTGGGCTCATCATCCTTGGACCTTTTGTCTTCATCATTGTCACTTACATTCGCATTGTGTCAACTGTGATGAAATTTTCTTCCTTAGCAAGGCGCAAAGCCTTCTCCACCTGTGGCTCCCATCTCACTATGGTGGTGTTTTTCTATGGGGCCATCATTGGGGTTTACTTCCAACCTGCCTCTAGCTACTCAGCCCAGAGAGGACCAGTCTTTGCTATCATGTACACAGTCATTACCCCAATGTCCAACCCTTACATCTACAGTTTTAGAAATAAAGAAGTGAAAGGGGCTTTTAGGCATTTCTTGGGAAAGAGAATCCTTTCTCAGCAGCTATGA